Proteins from one Podospora pseudoanserina strain CBS 124.78 chromosome 1, whole genome shotgun sequence genomic window:
- the RRD2 gene encoding Serine/threonine-protein phosphatase 2A activator 2 (EggNog:ENOG503NXCW; COG:O): MSSSTPPAGAAVGTGPQPESTSTSGKPSPGPNPAPSIPNLLARKPKLDEARRRRQPESGSLQPVPETPPLPPLPDLSTVKFQTPTRRILTPQDHKLFLASPTYTLVVSFIFHLSESVADKPISSVSASTVTPTVQALLDILTEIEELCRSTPPDETTGSRFGNKTFRTFLDKVKSRTPHFLSLLNLPPQHANDASPELSTYLHHSFGNATRIDYGSGHELNFFLFLLCLRLLSLLPEPTFPSLVLLVFPKYLELMRLVQLTYYLEPAGSHGVWGLDDYQFLPFLFGASQLLHHGFLTPKSIHQTLSLEQFGPEYLYHNQVAFVNSTKTVQGLRWHSPMLDDISAAKSWTKIEGGMRKMFVNEVLGKLPVMQHFLFGGLIPATEEMGKLAEEQPELTEEEIENGKLVIFDDTEGKRHVHQQAVGWGDCCGIKVPSSLAAAEEMRKRGVMGGGQLRRIPFD; encoded by the coding sequence ATGTCATCTTCAACCCCACCAGCTGGAGCAGCCGTTGGAACCGGACCCCAGCCGGAGTCGACGTCAACCTCCGGGAAGCCAAGCCCGGGCCCGAATCCGGCGCCTAGCATCCCTAACCTCCTGGCCCGTAAACCAAAACTGGACGAGGctcgccggcgccggcaaCCCGAATCCGGCAGTCTCCAACCCGTGCCGGAAACCCCGCCTCTACCTCCTCTACCAGACTTGTCAACTGTCAAATTCCAGACACCCACTCGCCGCATCCTCACTCCCCAAGATCACAAGCtgttcctcgcctccccaacTTACACGTTGGTggtctccttcatcttccacCTCTCCGAATCCGTAGCCGACAAACCCATTTCATCTGTCTCTGCTTCTACCGTCACACCCACCGTCCAAGCCCTCCTGGACATCCTCACCGAGATCGAAGAGCTCTGCCGTTCCACCCCCCCAGACGAAACCACCGGCTCCCGCTTCGGCAACAAAACCTTCCGCACCTTTCTCGATAAAGTCAAATCCCGCACCCCtcacttcctctccctcctcaacctcccaccccaacacGCCAACGACGCCAGCCCCGAGCTCTCCACCTACCTCCACCACTCCTTCGGCAACGCAACAAGGATAGACTACGGCTCCGGCCACGAGCTcaacttcttcctcttcctcctctgcctccgcctcctctccctcctcccagaacCCACATTTCCCTCCctggtcctcctcgtcttcccaaAGTACCTCGAGCTCATGCGCCTCGTCCAGCTAACCTACTACCTCGAACCCGCCGGCTCCCATGGCGTCTGGGGCCTAGACGACTACCaattcctccccttcctctttggcgcctcccagctcctccaccacggtttcctcacccccaaatccATCCACCAGACTTTGTCCCTCGAACAATTCGGCCCGGAATACCTCTACCACAACCAAGTAGCCTTTGTCAACTCGACCAAGACGGTCCAAGGGTTGAGGTGGCACTCCCCTATGCTGGATGACATTTCTGCCGCGAAGTCCTGGACAAAGATTGAGGGCGGGATGAGAAAGATGTTTGTGAATGAGGTGCTGGGCAAGTTACCGGTGATGCAGCACTTTTTGTTTGGGGGATTGATCCCGGcgacggaggagatggggaagCTGGCTGAGGAGCAGCCTGAGTtgacagaggaggagattgagaatGGAAAGTTGGTGATTTTTGATGATACAGAGGGCAAGAGGCATGTGCATCAGCAGGCGGTCGGGTGGGGGGATTGCTGCGGAATCAAGGTGCCGAGCtcgctggcggcggcggaggagatgaggaaacggggggtgatgggtggggGGCAGTTGAGGAGGATACCTTTTGATTAG